The Hevea brasiliensis isolate MT/VB/25A 57/8 chromosome 1, ASM3005281v1, whole genome shotgun sequence genome has a window encoding:
- the LOC110661606 gene encoding probable 2-oxoglutarate-dependent dioxygenase AOP1 codes for MGSDNPLNVPEIDLSYLKPATPEWDSARSQLWKAVEEYGCFRAVFKEIPQELPNAILTELKVLFDLPLETKMLNNEISELAYGGYIGKSPFGPLYESIGFDDPLRFEKVEKLINALLPSGRPVFCKNLHELTKLMSELEKIIVRMIMESLGVEKHLEEHLNSVFYAVRVQKYEVPETGETEVGLNIHKDQDVMTILYQNQVEGLEVETRDGKWVNAKPTLDNFTVVIGESLHAWTNGRAYSPYHRVTMKGNTVRYSTGLFTAFKEGYIVKAPEKLVDEEHPLLYKPFDHFEYLKLVQRDAKENYETTLKPYVPLTAYFGVDV; via the exons ATGGGCTCTGACAACCCTCTTAATGTCCCAGAAATAGATTTATCATACCTGAAGCCGGCTACTCCAGAGTGGGATTCTGCAAGATCCCAACTCTGGAAAGCTGTGGAAGAGTACGGCTGCTTCAGGGCCGTGTTCAAGGAAATTCCTCAAGAGCTTCCAAATGCTATCCTGACTGAGCTGAAAGTGCTTTTCGACCTTCCTCTTGAAACTAAAATGCTTAACAACGAAATTTCTGAACTAGCATATGGTGGGTATATAGGAAAATCACCTTTCGGACCACTATATGAGAGCATTGGATTTGATGATCCCCTCAGGTTCGAAAAGGTCGAGAAGTTGATCAATGCCCTTTTGCCTTCTGGAAGGCCAGttttttg TAAAAATTTACATGAATTAACGAAGTTAATGTCAGAATTGGAAAAAATAATTGTGAGAATGATTATGGAGAGCTTGGGTGTTGAGAAGCACTTGGAGGAGCACCTGAACTCAGTATTTTACGCTGTTAGGGTTCAGAAATATGAAGTACCTGAGACAGGTGAGACAGAAGTTGGACTAAACATTCACAAGGATCAGGATGTAATGACCATATTATATCAAAATCAGGTTGAGGGGTTAGAGGTTGAAACCCGAGATGGTAAATGGGTCAATGCCAAACCCACGCTGGACAATTTTACGGTCGTGATCGGAGAATCTCTTCAT GCATGGACAAATGGACGAGCATACTCTCCATATCATCGAGTAACGATGAAAGGTAATACAGTGAGATACTCTACAGGATTGTTCACAGCCTTTAAAGAGGGCTACATTGTGAAGGCTCCGGAAAAACTAGTGGATGAAGAACATCCCTTGCTATATAAACCTTTTGATCACTTTGAGTATCTCAAATTAGTCCAAAGAGATGCAAAGGAGAATTATGAAACTACTCTAAAGCCCTATGTTCCTTTGACTGCTTATTTTGGAGTTGATGTTTGA
- the LOC110661607 gene encoding probable 2-oxoglutarate-dependent dioxygenase AOP1: MSPKGPTDFPVIDFSRLDLNPGSNPEEWDSVKSQVLKAAEKYGCFKFVSNKISSELRKAILSDLEEIFALPLEIKMGNTSEIPNAGYIGKTPFTPLFESLGIVDPIALENVESLTNALWPEGKPSFSNNIQSYSKQILEIEKIIRTMVVEGLGLQKYLDEHLNSSASCLRVIKYESPKTNEAEIGLVAHTDHGMIAILYQNQVDGLEVETRTREWIDVKLEPDHFVVIIGESFLAWTNGRIYAPNHRVTMTGKDVRYSVGTFTAFKAGYMVKAPEELVDEEHPLLYKPFDFLEVLKRHQEEVQKSSENPEKAFAPLKAYYGA; encoded by the exons atgagtCCTAAAGGCCCTACTGATTTTCCTGTCATAGATTTCTCCAGGTTGGACCTGAATCCAGGCAGTAATCCTGAGGAGTGGGATTCAGTAAAATCGCAAGTTCTGAAAGCTGCAGAAAAGTATGGTTGTTTCAAGTTTGTGTCCAATAAAATTTCTTCAGAGCTGAGGAAGGCAATTCTCAGTGATCTAGAAGAGATTTTTGCACTTCCTTTAGAGATCAAAATGGGTAATACTTCAGAAATACCTAATGCTGGCTACATTGGAAAAACACCTTTCACACCACTGTTTGAGAGTTTAGGTATTGTTGATCCCATTGCTTTGGAAAACGTCGAAAGCTTAACCAATGCCCTATGGCCAGAAGGAAAGCCAAGTTTCAG CAATAACATACAATCCTATTCTAAGCAAATATTGGAAATAGAAAAAATAATAAGAACGATGGTCGTGGAAGGCTTAGGTCTTCAAAAGTACTTGGACGAACACTTGAACTCGAGTGCCTCTTGTCTTAGGGTCATAAAATATGAAAGCCCCAAGACCAATGAGGCGGAGATTGGCCTAGTTGCTCACACAGATCACGGCATGATCGCAATCCTTTATCAAAATCAGGTAGATGGATTAGAGGTAGAGACCAGAACCAGGGAGTGGATTGATGTCAAACTCGAACCTGACCATTTCGTAGTCATAATTGGGGAATCTTTTCTA GCATGGACTAATGGTCGAATCTACGCTCCGAATCATCGTGTTACGATGACTGGAAAAGATGTGAGATACTCAGTTGGAACATTTACAGCATTTAAAGCAGGGTACATGGTAAAAGCTCCGGAAGAGCTAGTGGATGAAGAGCATCCCTTACTGTACAAGCCTTTTGATTTTCTGGAAGTCCTGAAACGCCACCAGGAAGAAGTACAGAAGAGCAGTGAAAATCCTGAAAAGGCTTTTGCCCCTTTAAAGGCCTATTATGGTgcttga
- the LOC110661608 gene encoding probable 2-oxoglutarate-dependent dioxygenase AOP1.2: MGSETPLRLPVIDFSKEELKPGTEEWESVKSQVRKALEEYGCFEALFNKVPAELRKGIVGAMEELFELPLQTKLRNVSKKPFHGYVGQYPQAPLYESMGIDDANISQNVDSLTSVLWPQGNPIFSKTVQSFSEQVSELDQIVRRMIVESLGLEKYMDEHMNSTNYLLRVMKYKGPQTTDTQLGLHPHTDKNIVTILYQNQVDGLEVKTKDGEWINVKLSPDSFVVMIGDSLYAWANGLLYSAYHRVMMTGNEARYSAGLFSIPKAGYMIKAPEELIDEQHPLLFRPFDHVEFLKFYYTEAGQRAESALKTYCGV, encoded by the exons atgggtTCTGAAACTCCCCTTAGGCTTCCAGTTATAGACTTTTCTAAGGAAGAGCTAAAGCCAGGAACTGAGGAATGGGAGTCAGTGAAATCCCAAGTTCGCAAAGCACTAGAAGAGTATGGTTGCTTCGAGGCATTGTTCAACAAAGTTCCTGCAGAGCTTAGAAAAGGTATTGTTGGTGCAATGGAAGAGCTTTTTGAGCTGCCATTGCAGACCAAATTGAGAAATGTTTCTAAGAAGCCCTTTCATGGGTATGTTGGACAGTATCCTCAGGCTCCTCTATATGAGAGTATGGGCATTGACGATGCCAACATTTCTCAAAACGTGGACAGCCTCACAAGTGTCTTGTGGCCTCAAGGAAACCCAATTTTTAG CAAAACTGTACAATCATTTTCAGAGCAAGTATCGGAATTAGATCAAATAGTTAGGAGGATGATCGTTGAAAGCCTGGGACTTGAGAAATACATGGATGAACATATGAACTCTACAAACTATCTTCTCAGGGTCATGAAATATAAGGGTCCTCAAACCACTGATACACAGCTTGGTTTACATCCTCACACTGACAAAAACATCGTGACTATTTTGTACCAAAATCAGGTTGACGGGTTAGAGGTAAAAACCAAAGATGGTGAATGGATCAATGTGAAACTATCACCAGACTCTTTTGTCGTCATGATTGGAGATTCTCTCTAT GCTTGGGCAAATGGTCTATTATACTCTGCCTATCACCGTGTTATGATGACTGGAAACGAAGCAAGGTATTCTGCTGGATTGTTTTCGATTCCAAAAGCAGGCTATATGATAAAAGCTCCAGAAGAGCTAATTGATGAACAACATCCCTTGCTCTTTAGGCCCTTTGATCATGTAGAGTTCCTTAAATTCTACTACACGGAAGCTGGTCAGAGAGCTGAGTCTGCTCTAAAGACTTATTGTGGTGTTTAA
- the LOC110661628 gene encoding gibberellin 3-beta-dioxygenase 1, which yields MPSRLTDAFRAHPVHLHHKHLLDFTSFQELPDSYKWTQLDDHAHCPPGGDSFVAESVPVIDLSDPNALKKIGHACKTWGVFQVTNHGVPSTLLDITEKASMSLFSLPIQQKLKAARLPDGVSGYGVARIASFFSKLMWSEGFTVAGSPLEHFRQLWPQDYSKFCDIIEEYQLEMQKLAARLMWLTLGSLGITREDIKWAGPKSDFKETSAALQFNYYPACPDPDRAMGLAAHTDSTLLTILYQNSTSGLQVLREGTGWVTVPPIPGGLVINVGDLLHILSNGLYPSVLHRAVVNRTKHRLSMAYLYGPPPSVKISPLSKLVGPSQPPLYRPVTWNEYLGTKAKHFNKALSSVRVCAPLNGFVDVNDHNNRVKVG from the exons ATGCCTTCAAGACTCACTGATGCCTTTAGAGCCCACCCAGTCCATCTCCATCACAAGCACCTCCTTGACTTTACCTCCTTCCAAGAACTACCTGACTCCTACAAATGGACTCAACTCGACGACCACGCTCACTGCCCTCCCGGCGGTGACTCATTCGTGGCCGAATCTGTTCCGGTTATCGATCTTTCTGACCCCAATGCCCTTAAAAAGATTGGCCATGCATGCAAAACTTGGGGTGTGTTTCAAGTCACAAACCATGGTGTTCCTTCTACCCTTCTTGATATAACTGAGAAAGCTAGTATGAGTCTTTTCTCTTTACCCATCCAGCAAAAGCTGAAAGCAGCTAGATTACCTGATGGAGTTTCGGGCTATGgtgttgcaagaattgcttcatTCTTCTCAAAGCTTATGTGGTCTGAAGGATTCACCGTAGCTGGGTCTCCGCTAGAGCATTTTCGCCAACTTTGGCCTCAAGATTACTCTAAATTCTG CGATATAATTGAAGAATACCAGTTGGAGATGCAAAAGTTGGCTGCAAGGTTGATGTGGTTAACGCTGGGCTCCCTCGGCATAACCAGAGAAGACATCAAATGGGCTGGCCCAAAAAGTGACTTCAAAGAGACTTCTGCTGCTTTACAATTCAATTACTACCCGGCTTGCCCGGACCCAGATAGGGCCATGGGTCTTGCTGCTCATACCGACTCAACTCTACTGACCATCCTCTACCAAAACAGTACTAGTGGTCTGCAGGTTCTCAGAGAGGGAACCGGGTGGGTCACTGTTCCACCAATTCCGGGTGGGCTTGTAATCAATGTAGGGGACCTTCTTCACATCTTATCAAACGGATTGTACCCGAGTGTGCTCCACCGTGCGGTGGTTAACCGGACCAAACATCGGTTGTCTATGGCTTATCTATATGGGCCACCACCAAGCGTTAAAATTTCACCCTTATCCAAACTAGTAGGCCCAAGTCAACCACCCCTGTACCGGCCAGTGACTTGGAATGAGTACCTCGGCACTAAAGCTAAGCACTTCAACAAAGCACTATCTTCCGTTAGGGTATGTGCTCCACTAAACGGATTTGTTGATGTAAATGACCATAATAACAGGGTAAAAGTAGGCTAG